The genomic region TTGGACGCCTTGCGCCGCCTGGAACAGGAACAACGCACCCTCGAACGGCGCATCGAACAAGAACGCCGCGCCCTCGATGACCAGCTCCGCCAGACTGAGCGGCGCATCCACGAGCTCAACCGGCGCATCGCCGAAGCCATCAGCAAACTGGAAGCCGAAGCCGCCTCGCTGGCGCGCGAAATCGAACAGCAAAACGCCATTCTGGCGCACCAATCCGACTACGAAGCGCAACGCGCCAAAGCCGAAGCCAAACTCGCCGAGCTGCAAGCCCTCGACGAGGAACGCGAACAGCTACGCGAGCATTACCAGGACCGCCAAACCGCTATCAGCAAGCTGGAAGCTGAAAACGCGCACTTGCGCAAACACATCGCCGACTTGCAGGAACGCTTGCAATTGCTCGAAAGCCAGGCGGGCGCGACGTGCCCCGTCTGCCGGCAGCCGCTTGCCCCTGAACACCGTGAACGTGTGATAGCGGAGACACGCCTGGATATCGAACGGGCGGAACAAGCCATTGCCGCCAACAAACAGCGCATCACCGACCTGCAACACGAACTGGACGCCATCACACAACAAGGCAAGCAACTGCGCCAGCAGATTGAAAGCGAACGCCCACGCTGGCAAAAACAATTCGCGCAAGCCGAAGCCAACTTGCAGCGCGTCGCCGAAGCGCGCAAACGCCTCGCTGAATTGGAGCGCCAGCTCGCTGAACGCCAGGCACAACTCAACCAAGACGACCCCGCCGCGGCAATCGCCAGCGCGGAACGGGCGGAGCTGGATACGGTGCAAGCCCAGGCCGATGAGCTCCGCGCGCGCCTCGAACGCGAAGAATACGCGCAGGAACAGCGCGCCCAACTTGCCCAGGTGCTGGAACGCATCGCCGAGTTAGGCTATGACGAAGCCGCACACCAGAAGGCGCGCCAAAAAGTGCGCGCACTTGCCGACGCCGAAACCCAATTGCGCGACCTGCATTCGGCACAAGAACGCCTGGCGAGCAACCGTGAATTGCTGGCATCGTTGCGCGACAACATGGCCACCCTCACCAAGCAAATCGAAACCCAAGCCGCCGAAGTCGCCGCCTTGCGCGAGGAAATACGCCAGCTTCCCGATATCGAAAAGCAGAAAAACGAAGCCCGCCAGCGCCTGGAACGTTTGCACCAGCAACACATTGACGCTGAACGCAAATTGGGCGCCGCCCGCCAAAAACTGGAAACGGCGGAAAAACAGCGCGAGCGGCTCGAAGCTCTGAAAAAGGAACGCGCGACCTGGCGAGAACGCCTCCATGCGTTCAAGGAACTTCAAAAAGCATTCGGCAAAAAAGGCGTGCAAGCCCTGATTATCGAAGCCATCCTGCCCGAAATCGAAGAAGAAGCCAACCGCCTGCTCGACATCATGACGAATGGGCGCATGTGGGTGCGGTTGGAAAGCCAGCGCGCGCTTGTATCCAAAGACGCCAAAATCGAAACGCTCGACATCATCATCGGCGATGAAGCCGGTGAACGCCCCTACGAACTGTACAGCGGCGGCGAAGCCTTCCGCGTCAATTTTGCGTTGCGCATTGCGCTCAGTCGCTTGCTGGCGCAGCGTTCGGGCGCGCGCTTGCAAACGCTCTTCATTGATGAAGGTTTTGGCTCGCAAGACGCCGCCGGACGCGAACGCCTGGTGGAAGCCATCAACGCCATCAAAGATGAATTTGAACGCATTTTCGTCATCACCCACATCGAAGAACTCAAAGATATGTTCCCTGTGCGCCTCATCGTCACCAAAGGACCTGAAGGCAGTCGTGTTCAACGCGAAACATAGGAGCAACACATGTCCCGTGCGCCCCGTCTTTTTTCTGCCGCGCTTGTGCTCGGCACCGCCCTTGTCGGTATGTTGCTGTGGGGGGCACTGCACACCCTGCGCCCCCCACTCGCCAATGAAACCGCCCAAGCCCCCGCCGCTCCCATTGTGGCGCTCATCACCTTCCACGACCGCGACGACCTGAACCGTCTGGCGGCGCGCTACGACCTATTTGAAACAGTTGACCATGCGCGCCGACAAGTCCCCGCCCTGCTTTCGCCTGAGGAACTGGCAGACCTGCGCGCCGAAGGCTACACTGTGCGCATTCTCCCCGACCTCACAGCCCAAGCCCAAATGGAAAACCGCCCGCTCGCGGGGCAAACCAGTGGCATTCCGGGGTATCCCTGTTATCGCACGGTGGAAGAAACACACGCCTCGCTTTTCGACCTCGCCGCGGCGCATCCTTCACTGGTGCGCGTGCTCGACATCGGCGATTCGTGGGAAAAGACCACCTCAGGTGGTGCGAACGGGTACGACATCCTCGCCGCCGTCATCACCAATCAGAACGTCACCCCGCCGGGCGGCAAATTCAAATTTGTGCTCATGAGCGCCATCCACGCCCGCGAATATGCCACCGCCGAACTCGTCATGCGCTTCGTCGAAGACCTCGTACAACGCTACGGCACCGACCCCGACGTGACCTGGTTGCTGGACTACGGAGAACTCCACATCATTCCCCAAGCCAACCCGGACGGGCGCAAACAGGCAGAAGCGGGATACCTCTGGCGCAAGAATACCAACAACACCAATGGGTGCACAGCCTTCCCGTACTACGGCACCGACCTCAACCGCAACAGTAGTTTCAAATGGAGGGGCGCTGGCTCAAGCGGGTATGCCTGCTCGTCCACATACCGCGGTCCAACCCCCGCCTCGGAACCGGAAACGCAA from Ardenticatena maritima harbors:
- a CDS encoding AAA family ATPase encodes the protein MIPIALELRNFMSYRGTTTIDFEGIHLAAIIGDNGHGKSSILDAITWAIWGKSRAKSDNDLITRGQTDMRVAFTFELDGQRYRIIRIRNMEGRGTSQLELQLHNGTTWVNIGGSKLRETQNEIEKLLKVSYDTFINSAFILQGRADEFTTRKPAERKEILADILGLSVYDELETRAKEKARDAELQVVRCEREIEQVESEIAGIPALREEVQRIERELERLKAQKAEADAEHQRLLAQWNELVNKKEALTEKERTLKESQARYNTLQERARNVEKRIQADEALLAQREEIEKRYQDLQAARKEEALWNERLDALRRLEQEQRTLERRIEQERRALDDQLRQTERRIHELNRRIAEAISKLEAEAASLAREIEQQNAILAHQSDYEAQRAKAEAKLAELQALDEEREQLREHYQDRQTAISKLEAENAHLRKHIADLQERLQLLESQAGATCPVCRQPLAPEHRERVIAETRLDIERAEQAIAANKQRITDLQHELDAITQQGKQLRQQIESERPRWQKQFAQAEANLQRVAEARKRLAELERQLAERQAQLNQDDPAAAIASAERAELDTVQAQADELRARLEREEYAQEQRAQLAQVLERIAELGYDEAAHQKARQKVRALADAETQLRDLHSAQERLASNRELLASLRDNMATLTKQIETQAAEVAALREEIRQLPDIEKQKNEARQRLERLHQQHIDAERKLGAARQKLETAEKQRERLEALKKERATWRERLHAFKELQKAFGKKGVQALIIEAILPEIEEEANRLLDIMTNGRMWVRLESQRALVSKDAKIETLDIIIGDEAGERPYELYSGGEAFRVNFALRIALSRLLAQRSGARLQTLFIDEGFGSQDAAGRERLVEAINAIKDEFERIFVITHIEELKDMFPVRLIVTKGPEGSRVQRET